A genomic region of Magnolia sinica isolate HGM2019 chromosome 6, MsV1, whole genome shotgun sequence contains the following coding sequences:
- the LOC131249264 gene encoding uncharacterized protein LOC131249264, protein MAKITAQGGLKLLFNVDRLPFAFESNDPFQCRVGRSRFIEKNPVQIHNSSKKLIRLSGSGKVFSVGNKRMASSSNGADEGLDGFDEDGGDDEGDFERDELACFRGLVLDISYRPVNVVCWRRAICLEFMEKADVLEYYDQTVSSPCGSFYIPAVLRIPHLLQVVKRRRIKHHLSRKNIFFRDVFTCQYCSSRDNLTIDHVLPVSRGGEWNWENLVTACAKCNSRKGQKILEEANMKLIKVPKAPKDFDILAIPLTTAALRMLKMRRGMPDEWRQYLSTPPSDR, encoded by the exons ATGGCGAAGATCACAGCTCAAGGGGGCCTCAAACTGCTCTTCAATGTCGACAGGCTCCCCTTCGCCTTTGAATCCAACGACCCATTTCAGTGCAgggttggacggtccagattcattgAGAAAAACCCAGTTCAAATCCACAACAGTAGCAAGAAGCTCATCAGACTATCCGGGTCTGGGAAGGTGTTCTCTGTGGGGAACAAGAGGATGGCCAGCAGTTCTAACGGTGCTGATGAAGGTTTGGACGGCTTTGATGAAGATGGTGGCGATGATGAAGGTGATTTCGAGAGAGATGAGCTAGCTTGTTTCAGAGGTTTGGTGTTGGATATCTCTTACAG GCCTGTTAATGTCGTCTGCTGGAGGCGTGCTATTTGTTTGGAATTTATGGAGAAG GCTGACGTTCTAGAATATTATGATCAGACTGTATCTTCTCCTTGTGGATCCTTCTACATACCTGCTGTCTTGAGG ATTCCGCATTTATTGCAGGTTGTCAAGAGAAGAAGAATTAAACACCACCTTAGTCGTAAAAACATATTTTTTCGGGACGTCTTCACTTGTCA ATACTGTTCTTCTCGTGACAACTTGACCATTGATCATGTTTTGCCGGTTTCACGAGGTGGTGAATGGAATTGGGAAAATCTG GTTACAGCTTGTGCAAAATGCAATTCAAGAAAAGGGCAGAAGATTCTGGAGGAAGCAAACATGAAGCTGATTAAAGTCCCAAAG GCCCCAAAAGACTTCGACATACTGGCAATACCCCTGACAACAGCAGCACTACGGATGCTCAAGATGAGAAGAGGGATGCCTGATGAGTGGCGCCAGTACCTATCAACTCCACCTTCGGACCGCTGA